A segment of the Halovivax limisalsi genome:
GTCATCCTGGGCGTCCTCGGGCTGGTGTTCTTCGCGGCCGTGCTGTCCTCGAACGTGTTGTTGGCCGCCGATCAGACGGTGATGGATGCGGAGTACGCGGCCGACACGGCCGAGGAGGCCGAGCTCCACGAGGAGATCACCGCCGAGTTGCGAGCCGAACTCGAGGGCCAGGTCGACGTCGACCAAACGGAGTATCCGATCGAAATCTCGAGTGAGGAACTCGTCTCCGACGCGATTTCGAGCGAGCACGTCCAGTCCGAGATCGAGGCGAATTTGGAGCGACTCTACGCCTACCTCCACGGCGAGGCAGACGAACTTCGGCTCGAAGTGGACGCCACGCCGGTAAAGACGGGCATCGTCGAATCGGTCGACGACAACATCGACGAACTCGAACTGGCGGACGTGGCGGACCAGTTCGAGGGACTCGCACCGGAGGACCTCGAGATGGACCCGGCCGTCGTCGTCCCGGAGATGGCCGAAAACGAGTCGCAATTTCTCCACCATCGGGAGCGCTTCGAGGAACAGATGAAAGATCGGATTCAGGAGGAGTCGCCGTATCCGATGACGGACGAACAGGCCGAGCAGGCGTACGAGCAGCGCCGCGACGAAATCCGGTCGGAGATGCACGACAAGCTAAATCAACAGATCGATCAGGCCGTCGAGGAGGGCGCGATCGAGCCGGCGTTCGAACCGCCGGTTCGGACGATCGGCACCGCCTGGGTCGACGCGATGACCGGCGCGGTGGAGTACCAGGAGTACACGGCACAAATCGACGGGGCGATGGAGTCGGTCAGGACGGCCGCCGTCGAGGAACTCGAAACCCGGCTCGACGAGGAACTGCCCGATACCATCGACTTGACTGAGGAGATCGGCGAGGAGCAGGTCCGCTCGATGGAGACGGCGCAAACGGCGACCACGACGGCCGACACGCTCACGCTCGTGCTGCCGATCCTCGGACTGGTGACCGCCGGCGTCGTCGCCTATCTCTTCCCGACGTCGACCGCCGCGATCGTCGTCGGCCTCCTGTCAGCCCTCGTCGGCGGCGTCGGGCTGGTCGCCGCCTCGGTCGGGGGCAGCACCGTCGCGGACACCATCGCCTCGGCCGACGGGCCGGAACCCGTGTTACGATTCGTGGAGTTGCTCCTCGACGGGCTGTTCGGGTTACTGACGTGGCAGTCCGGCGCGTTGCTGGTGATCGGGCTCGGGCTCATGGGCCTCGGAGTCGCGATCCGGCGCGACCTGCTCGACGCCGGCCTGGAGTGAGCGCCGGCGCGGGTCGGTGTCGACCTCGTCCGCGTCCGAACAGTCAGTCGCCGCCGGCCGCCACGACGGCGCCGCCGTCGGTGGTGCGCAACTCGTCGGTGACGACCACGTTGATCACCGCACCGAACAGGATGACGATGCCCGCGAGGTAGAGCCAGGTCACGAGCAACAGCACGCCGCCGACGGCGCCGTAGGCCTCGTACTGGGCGGCGTTGGCGGCGTAGAGCTGGAAGCCGAACTGGAGGAGCGTCCAGCCGACCGCCGCGAAGACGGCGCCAGGAACGGCCGATCGAACCGAAATGTCGACGGGCGGCATGACGTAGTAGATCGGAAGGAAAACCAGCACGAGCCCGGCGAGGAGGCCGATCCACCCGACGACCCGGCCGAACGGCACGGAGGCGGCGGTGACGCCGATGAAGTAGCCGATCGCGACCATCAGCGCCAGGCCGCCGGCGACGGTGACCAGGGTAGCAAGCCCATCGACGAGGTGGCGGGCGAACGACTTCTCGACGTCCGAACCGTAGATCCGATCGAAGGCGATCGAGAGGCCGCGAAACACTTTCAGCCCGCCCCACGCGCCGACCAGCACGGCGACGACGGTCGCCTGCGCGCGGCCCGCTTCGGCCGCCAGCGCGTCCGTGAGGAGGAGTTCACCCGCTTCGGGCATCGCATCGCCGGCCTGCTGGACGAGCCTGGCGGCGAGCTCCTCGCCGCCGACGATCGATCCGACGACCAGCGCCAGCAGCACGAGCGGGATTATCGAGACGAACGCGTAGTAGGCGAACGCCGCCGCGAGGAGCGTGATCTCGCGGTCGGACGCGATCCGGTAGACGGCCAGCCCCGTCTGTACGACCATGGGACACCTACGGCGGCACTCCTGAAAGGTTCCCCTCCCGCTCGCAGCCGCCGAAGCACAGCAGCCTGGCGGCCGACGGACCGGGAAACCGACCGATCACCACTCGGTGCAGAAGTTCTGCGTCGCGTAGATCTTCCCCGAGCCGGTGAGGTAGACGCCGACGCCGGCCCGGTCCCAGTTCGAGGAGAGGATCGCCTCGCGGTGGGGCGGCGAGTTCATCCACTGCTCGACGAGGCCCTGCGCCGCCGCCTCGGCGGTTTCGTAGGTTTCGACGTCGCCGTCGTCGAGTCGGACGGGTCGATCGACCCAGCTCTGGGCGATGTTCTCGCCGTACCGTCGGCAGTAGTCGCCGGTCGTCTGAAAGCGATCCAGCGGACTCTGCCCGTCCGGGTTCTCGTGGGCGAAGTACTCGCGCGCCGCCATGTCGGCGCTGTGGGCCCTGGCGACGGACGCGATCCGGGCGTCCCAGTCGAGGGGTTCGAGTCCGCGCTCGGATCGGATCTCGTTGACCTCGTGGTGGATGAAGTCCTCGACGTGGTCGCTTCGAATCCGGGTGTCCGCGTCGTACGTCGAGTTCGCCGGGTCCTGCGCGTGTCTGACCGCCGGGGTTCGTTCGCCGGCCGGTGGCGGCGCCTCCGTCTCGATCGGCGTCCGCACGTCGAGGACCTCCTCGACGACGCCGGGGGCCAGCACCACGATGCTCGCCGCGAGCAGTGCGACGATCGCGAGCGTCAACAGCGCTCGAAGGACGCCGAGAACGCCTCGATCTCGGTTCGGCGGTCGATCGCGCGTCGGGGTCGCGCTCGACGAGACCATCCGAATAGCCCTAGGGAGTCGGCGTATATTGGCCTGTGGGTCGTCGGGAGCGCTTACAGTCCGTAGTGAACGTCTGTTACACCCGTTCGACCCGGTTACCGATCGGGTAGGCGCCGGCTGTCCCGACGCGCCGGCGGGCCGAACACCGTCTCGTAGATCCCCAGGACGAGCCCGGGAACGACCGCCATGAAGAGGTGCTCTTCGAGCGGAATGCCCGCGACGTCGATCCCCGTCCTGAGCTCGATGCTGAAAACGCCGACGGCGAGCGTGTAGCGATCCCAGAGGTAGGCGATCGGGTAGAGCGCGACGATCGTGATCGCCGCGCGACGGAGGGCCCCGGCCCGTCGAAGCAACGAGAACGCGATCGCGCCCCAGAACAGTTCCGTCACGAGGTACGTGTACCGACCGAAACGGCCGATGTCGGGCACCGCGCCCGGGAGTTCCGCGTCGGTTCCCATAGCGCACGTTCGACGGCGAGCGTGAAAACGGTGGGCTCCACCCGGGCGCGTCGGGACGAGTGATTCGCCGCTGGCTCCGGGTGCCGGAATCCCGACGATCGGCCAGCTGGCAGCGGTCAGCAACCGACAGCCGTCGACCCGCCAGTCCTGCGTCGGGACGGTCGCCGGGGATTCATCCCGTTCCCTCGGGCCTGGAAGAGGGCAATATGTTGATTACCGTCCGGACGGAAGGATCGAACAGACCGATGAATATTGCTGACATCGCGACTCCGGAGTACCTGGAGGTCGACGTCGGGACGCGCATGGGGAAGATTCGGTCGTCGTTCGAGAACGGCAACCCCAAGGGGATCATCGTCACCGACGACGGCGAGTACGAGGGCGTCATCAGCGAGCGGGAGGTGCTCCAGAGTCACGTCGAAGACGACGCGAAGGTCTCGTCGCTGCTCAAGCCGAGCCGGTCGGCGCCGGCACCGACCGTCGAGCGCGACGAAGACGTACGCGAGACGGCGCGGATCCTCATCGAGAGCAACGCGAAGATCGCGCCCGTCTTCGAGAACGGCGACCTCTGGGGGGCGATCACCGACGACGCGATCCTCGAAGCGGTACTGGACAACCTGGACGCGATCACCGTCGCCGACGTCTACACCGAGGACGCGATCACCGTCACCGAGGACGACGGGATCGGCAAGGCGATCAATCAACTGCGAGAACACGGCATCTCCCGGCTCCCCGTTCTGGACGAGAGCGGCCTCCTGACGGGCATGGTGACCACCCACGACATCGCCGACTTCGTCATCAGGAAGAACCAGCGGATGACCCAGGGCGACCGCGTCGGCGACAACGAGCGCATGCTCGACGTCCCGATCTACGACATCATGAACAGCCCGGTCGAGACGACGACGCCGGCGACGACCGTCCGCGAGGCGGTCGAGTCGATGCTCGAGTACGACTACGCCGGCCTCGTCGTCACGCCGAGCGACGACGACCGCCAGATCAGCGGCGTGATCACGAAGACGGACGTCCTGCGGGCGTTGACCTACACCGAGGAGGACCAGATGGACGTCCAGATCACGAACATCTCCCAGCTGGGGGCGATGAGCCGGGCGGACGTCGTCGAGAGCATCGAACAGGTGGCGGACAAGTATGCGAAGATGCAGGTCCACCACGCCCACGTCCGGTTTCACGAGCACAAGGAGAAGCTCCGCGGCCAGCCGCTCATCCGGTGTCAGATCCGCCTGCGCACCAACAAGAGCCAGGTCGCCGGCTCCGGCGAGGGGTACGGCGCCGAGAACGCCTTCCGCGTCGCCCTCGACAAACTCGAGCGCAACGTCCTCGAACTGAAGGGCATCCAGAGCGACGAGGAGTACCGCGGCCAGCTCCTCCGGAAGCTGAACGAACTATGACATCCGCCGCGCCCTGAAGGGCGCTGTCGGCGTCCGACGGAAATTACGGGTGCGGGGCGGAGTCGCCGCCGCGAAGGCCCGCCGACGTGATCCGGAACTGGACCGAGTCGCCTTCGGGTTTGGCCCGGTGCTTTTCGAGCGTGGCGCGGCGATTGCCGCCGCGAAAGCGATCGATTCGCACGATGGTGCCCGTCCAGTGATCGAGCGTGTTGCCGCCGAGCGCCCGGGTCCGGTTGGCGTCCGGATCGGCGAAGACCTGGTTGGTGATGACGACGGCGATCTCGTGTTTTCGTGCGAGCGAGAGGAGGTGGGTGATCTGACTGGTCACCTGGCGCAACGCGTCTCCCGCGTGTTCGTCACCGCCGCGCTCCAAGCGATAGAACCCCGTCGCGCTGTCGAGGACGATCAGGTCCGCCCGGTCGGCGAACTCCTCGGCGTCGCGGACGGCTTCCGCTTGCTCCGAGAAGTCGAGCGCCTCCTCGATGACGATCCGGGAGGCGATCGACTCGACGTTGGCCACGTCGTCGGCGTCGCCGTCGACGCGCGCCGAGAGGAGCTGGTCGAACCGGTCGACCGACAGCCCCTCCGTGTCGATGTAGACGACCGTCCCGCCGTCGGCCGCGGCCTCGACGGCGCCGGCGAGCGCGAGGTTCGTCTTGCCCGCGGCCGGCGGGCCGTACAGCTGCGTCACCGTACCGCGCTCGAACCCGCCGCCGAGGAGCTCGTCGATCGGCTCGCACCCGGTCGAAATCGCCGCTTCGTTCACGACGCGCACTTGGGACCGGACGGCAAAAAGCCCCCGGAGAGTCCGCGAGCGATCGCGTCGTGTCGGTCCGCCCGTCGGTCGAGCCGCGGATTACGGCCGATATCGGCGCTCCGCGCTCGGAAATACCGTGAGAAATCGAGCCGTGTCGAACGCGGTCACCGAAGCGCGACGCCGCGCGTCGAGAGGTACTCCGAAACGTCTTTGATCACGACGGGACTGCCGATGATCCGGCAGGTCGAGTCCGACTCCTCGACGATCGTGACGGTAAACCGGTCGTCGAGTTGCGACTCCAGCCGGTCGATCGTCTCCCGGGGGACGACGATCTGTGTGCTGTCGCGCAACATCGACGCGTCGGGCATGCCTCACCGTTTCGCCACCGTGCGTTTATACGTACCGATCGCCGTTTCCAGTGGTGGCGTGACGGGTAGCGCGACCGGAGCCGAATATCAGCGCCATCCGGTGGTGACGAGTCGGATGACCGGGCGGCAGGGGGCGTCGAACTCCGAGAGTCACGTTCGGCGATACCCGGGGCGTCGGCCGGTCGGCAGGCCGACCGCATCGACGCGCATGGAAAGGGTTTTTCGACGCGACCGGCCACCTATGAACGCATGGGGCTCGAGGAGGAGATCCGCGAGATCGAAGAGGAGATCGCCGAGACGCCCTACAACAAGTCGACGGAGGCCCACATCGGACGGCTGAAGTCGAAACTCGCGGAGAAAAAGGAGAAACTCGAGAAACAGCAATCCGGCTCCGGCGGCGGTCCCGGCTACTCCGTCGAGAAACACGGCGACGCGACCGTCGCGCTGGTCGGCTTCCCGAGCGTCGGCAAGTCCTCGCTGTTGAACTCCCTGACCAACGCTGAGAGCGAGACGGGCTCCTACGAGTTCACCACTCTCGACGTCAACCCGGGCATGCTGAACCACCGCGGGGCGAACATCCAGCTGCTCGACGTCCCGGGGCTCATCGAGGGTGCGGCGACGGGGAAGGGCGACGGCAAGCAGGTCCTCGCCGTCGTCCGCAACGCGGATCTGATCGTCTTCATGCTCTCGGTGTTCGAGATCGAGCAGTACGACCGCCTCCGGGAGGAGCTGTACGACATCAACATCCGCGTCGACGAGGAGCCCCCGCGGGTGACGGTGCGCCCGAAGATCAAAGACGGCATCAAGATCACCTCGAGCGCGGAGCAGGACCTCGACGAGGAGACGATCAAGGACGTTCTCCGCGATCAGGGCTACGTCAACGCCGTCGTCAACCTCCAGGAGAACGTCACCATCGATCGGCTGGTCGACGGCCTCATGGACAATCGCGAGTACATCCCCTCGATCACCTGCGTCAACAAGGTCGACCTCATCGAACCCAACTACAAGGAGACCGTCGACGAGCAACTCCGCGAACGCGGCCTCGATCCCGACGAGGTGACGTTCATCAGCGCCGAGCAGGAGAAGGGTCTCGACGCGCTCAAAGACCGCATCTGGGAGAACCTCGGGCTCATCCGCGTCTACATGGACAAACCCGGTCGCGGCGTCGACCGGGAGGAACCCCTCGTCGTCGAACGGGGCACCACGATCGGCGAGGCAATCGAGAAACTCGGCGGCGAAATGGAAGCGCGGTTTCGCTTTGCACGCGTCTCCGGGCCGAGCGCAACCCACGACGAACAGCAGGTCGGCACCGACCACGTCCTCGAGGACGAGGACGTCCTGAAGCTGATTCTTCGACGGTGATCGGTCCGCACCCGGGCGGCCGGTCCGCCGCGAGAAGAGTAATTTTATCTGTCACCTTTGTCAAGGGCCGGTGATGTCCTCCCCAGACGCGCTGGAGCGATACGGGCCGTCGGTGGCCCTCGTCGTCGGCATCGCCGTGTTGATCGCGACGCCGCTGGTCCTGCCCGGCCCGGCGGTCGCCGACGGGCCCGAGTACCGCTACACCGCCGTCGAGCTCGAACCGGGGGACGACGGCGTCACCGCGACCTACGCCCAGTTCGACGAGACCGGCCCCGTGCCGACGCTCGAGGGAGTTCCGTGCACCGACGTCGAGGCGGACCAGTTGTGCTACCTCGTCGAGCAACTCGCCGAGGGAGAGCGCGTGGAGGCAGTGCCGGTCGCGGGCCACTCCACTCCGGATCCCGTCTTCTGGAACGGGACGTTCTACGAGTTGACCCACACCGAAGGGGACGATCCGGCGATGCGACTCGCACCGTGGGACGACGGCGAGGCGCTCGCGCACCTGGCGTCGGAACCCCGTCGGTTCGGCGCGCCGCCGACGCTCACCGACGCCGAGCGCCGCGCGATCGAGAACGGGACGGTCCGGACGACGGACCCGCGGGCCGTCCGGACCGGCCGGGTGTACGACCACGAGGGCTCGTACTACGCGTTCGAACTGACCGGCCGGTTCGCTCTCGACGCGTGGGACGTCTGGCCGCCGAGACTCCTGACTGCGGCCGGCTACCTGTTCGGTATCGGACTGATCGCCGGGGGCTACCGCGTGAAGAACTGAAACAGGCGGTCCGCGACCGGATCGGTTCCCCGACGGGACCGCCTTCGCGACAGCGCGACGACGCCCAGAAGCACCCGGAGATGGCCCCGAATGTGTGACGACGATCAGTCGATCCTCAGGAAATTCAGCCCGTATCGCCGACGCAGTAAGGACGAACGAACACATAATCTTATAATAACCGGTACTGATACCTGCACCCATGTCAGACTTTGGCGCACTATCGTTGCTCCCACCGTTGCTGGCGATCGGCCTGGCGATCGTCACGCGAAAAGCGGTGCTGTCGCTGTTTCTTGGCATCTGGTCGGGCGCGATCCTGTACGCCGCCGGACCGGATCCGCTGGGCGACCCGATCGGGTGGCTCGACGGCGTCGTCTCCGACGGTTTCGGAATCTTCACGACGTTCGACTGGATCGTCGCGGGGATCATCGCCGACGATGGGTTCTACGCGCAAATTCTGGTATTCACGTTGCTGCTCGGCGCTGGGGTGTCTATGATATGGAACCTGGGCGGTTCCTACGCGGTTCGCGACTGGGCGTTGCAACGGTTGCACACGCAACGAAGTACGACGTTCGTTGCCTGGTTGCTCGGCCTCGCGATGTTCTTCGACGATTACGCCAACACGGCCATCGTCGGCTCGTCGATCAAGGACGTTTCCGACGAGATGCACGTCTCTCGAGAGAAACTGTCCTACATCGTCGACTCGACGGCCGCGCCCGTCGCCACCCTCGTTATTTCCTCCTGGATCGCGTTCCAGTTAACCGAAATTCGAGACGCGTACGACGAACTCGGACTGGCTGAGCATCCCGACGCGATCGAGGTGTTCATCGAATCGATCCCGTACAACATGTACGCCATTCTGGCGATCGTCATGGTACTTATCATCGTCCTCACCGGTCGTGATTACGGTGAGATGCTCACCGCGGAGCACCGGTCGTGGTCGACCGGAAAGGTGACGCGCGACGATGCGCAGCCGATGCAAGACGTTCAGAGCGACCTCGGCGAACCGCACGCGGAGAACCCACGCCTCGCGAGTTTCTTCACACCCGTCGTCGTTCTGCTGATCGTGACGCTCGGAACGGCGCTCTGGACGGGGCTGCCTGCAGATCCGTTGTCAGTATTCCTCGAAGCGCCGGGTGAAACGCTGTACAACGCGGTCATCAACGCGAATTACGCCTCGGCGCTGGTCTACGGTTCGTTCGCCATGGTCGCCTCCGGCTTCGTCCTCGGGAAGGTCTACGGCGTCATGGACGCCGGCGAGTCCACCGATGCGACAATCGACGGTTTCGGCCTGATGCTGACGGCGGTCTCGATCCTCGTCCTCGCCTGGGGGATCGGCACGGCCGTCGGCGCGCTCGAGACGGGCGTCTACGTCGCAAACGCGATCGGTGAGACCTTACCCCCGTCACTGCTGCCGGTCGTCGTCCTCGGAACCGCGGCGTTCATCGCCTTCTCGACCGGCACCGCCTGGGGGACGATGGGCATCCTCACGCCGATCGCGATCCCCGTCGCGTGGTCGATGACCGGCGACCACACGATGATCGCCGCCGTCGTCGGAATGATCTTCTCCGGCTCGATCTTCGGCGACCACAGTTCGCCGATCTCCGACACGACGGTCCTCTCGGCGACCTTTACCGGCGCAGATCTCGTCGATCACGTTCGCACGCAACTGCCCTACGCGATCACCGTCGGGCTGGTCTCGGCGTTGCTGATCACCGTCTGGGGCATCACGCGCGTCACGCCGTTCGTCCTGCTCCCGATCGGCGTCCTCCTCCTCGTCGTGTTGGTCTACGGCCTCTCGGAATTCGACGCGCGACGGAAGGGCGTCGATCCCGTCGCGGCCAACGGCACCCCTGTCGGCGGGGATCGCGTCGGACCGACGGCGGAGGGCGGGCCGACGACGGACGGCGGTGCAGGCACCGGCGACGAAGCGGCCGAGTAGGACGAGCGACGACGCTCGCGGACCGATCACCGCCTTCGGCACGTTTTTTCGCCGCGACCGCGTACGGACGCCCATGGACGGCATCGTCGATCACACCATGATCCGCGTCTCGGACCTCGAGGAATCGCTGGAGTGGTACCGGACCCACCTCGACTACGAGGAGAAGGATCGCCACGAGGGCGAGGATTTCACCCTCGTCTACCTCGGGCCCGAGAATATGCACGACGACGGCGCGATGCTCGAACTCACGCACAACCACGGCACCGACGACGTCGAGATCGGCGACGCGTGGGGCCATATCGCCGTCCGCGTCCCGGAGGGCGAACTCGAGGACTACTACGACCAGCTCATGGACGAGGGCGTCGAAGACTACCGCGACCCCGACTCCTGCGGCGGCCACTACGCCTTCGTCACAGACCCCGACGGCCACGAGATCGAGATCGTCCAGCGCAACCCCGATCAGGGCGCGCTGTGGTCGATCGACCACGCGATGATCCGCGTCGAGGACGCCGACGACGCGCTCGGCTTCTGGACCCGGAAGTTCGAGTACGACGAAGTCGGGCGCTGGGAGGCCGACTCCTTCGCGAACTACTTCGTCGAACCCCGCGACGCCGCCGACGAGGCCATGGCTGTCGAGCTGACCTACAACTACGACGGGCGATCCTACACCCAGGGCGACGGCTGGGGCCACCTCTGCGTCCGCGTCGACGACCTCCACGACGACTGGGAGACGCTCCAGACGCGCGAGGCCGACGACTACCGCGACCCGGCCGACTGCGACGACCTGTACGCGTTCACGCGCGATCAGGACGGCCACGAGATCGAACTGCTCGAACGCGATCCGACGGCCGACTCGCTGTTCCCGTTCTGAGCGTCGACAAAAAGTGACTTCGAGGGCGGCCCGTTACTCGACGATCGATTCGGCGACCGAGCGCAACGTCTCCTCGTCGGCAGTGCCGGAAACGCTGTAGGTGAGGCCGTCGGACGTCCACCGGATTGACGTCGACGAAATGTTCATCACCTCGGTACTGGTCAGCGTCGCCTCCACGTCACCGATCGTGATCGACTCGCCACCGACTCCGGACGCGGCGCCGGTCGGGGATTCGGCGACGGAGACCGTCAGGCGGTCCTCACCCTCGGCCGCGTACTGGAGGGAGGCCGTAACGCCGTTGAGACCCTCCATCGTCGTCGCCGACTGGAACGCGTACCCCTCCGGAACGGACGGTTTCGGCACGTCGAACGGAGCGGCCGCGTCGGCGGCAGAGACGTTTTCGTGCGTCGTCATGGACCCTTCACCGAAGTCGACGACCTCGGCGTCCGCCGGCGGCTCGAACGAGAACAGGTCCGACGAGACCGACGCGTCCGGCTCGAAGGACTCCATCGTCATCGTCATCGAGGTCTCCGCCGGTTCGCTCATCGTAACCACCTGCTTGAGCGGATAGTAGGTCTCTTCGTCGATCCACAGGGTCATGTTCTCCGGTGCGAACGGCGCCGAGTCGTCACCCGACACGTCGAGAATCGTCGTCTCGCGGCCCGCGATCGTGTCCGTTCCGACGCGTTCGGCGTCCATGTCGTCGACGCTCCCGGAGAGGTTCTCTGCCATCGCAGCCATCTCTTCGGGATCGAGCCCGAGGTCCATCTTCATGGCGCGGTTCTGACCCTCGTCGTAGATCCAGGTCGTCGATCCGTTCACCACCATCACCGTCGGCTGGGTGGCGGCGCCGTCGCCCTTGACGAACTCCATGCGGATTGACTCGTCGGGCCCCAGCCAGAGGTCGTAGGTTACCGTCTGATTCATCGTCTCGGTATCCATCTCCATCGTCATCGTCGCCTGGACCGAATCGAGCTCGGTGTGAGCGGACTGGGATCGTTCCAGCAGTTCGTCGGCCGAGAGTTCGTCCGACGCCGGCTCGTCCGCGGACTCGGTATCGTCGAGTCCGAGGGGACCGAGACAGCCGGCAGTCAGGAGCACGGTGACCACTGCGAGCGTCGCGACGGTCGAACGGAGTGTCTGCATTAGTCAATTGCCAGATATGACTGGGTTAGTTAAAGACGTTACTATTCGTGTGCGAACGACGGCGACGTACTGCGATCGTCCCGGCCGACAGGCGACTCGGCCGGCAGCTTCGATCGCGGATAGGAGCGGTTCAGAACGGCCGGCCTGGTCGGTCGTACTTGTCGGCAGGGTCCGGCCCTCAGTCGTCGGCGGCGGCCGCTTCGACCTCGCTCGCGGCTTCCCGGTCCAGTTCTTCCAGGTACTCGTCGGCGTCGATTGCGGCCTTCGAACCCATGCCCGCGGCCGTGACGGCCTGCTGGTAGTGGTAGTCGACGACGTCGCCGGCGCCGAAGATGCCGGGGACGGCGGTCTCGGTCTGGCCGCCACCCTCGCCGCCCGCCGTCTTCAGATACCCCTCGTCGTCGGTTTCGACGCCCGTGCCCTCCAGGTAGTCGGTGTTGGGCGTGTGACCGATGGCGAAGAAGACCGCGCCGACGTCGAAGTCGAACTCCTCGGTCGCAGGGTCCTCGAGTTTGTCCGTCGGGTGGCCCTCCGGGTGTTCGACCAGCGTGACGTGATCGACGCCGTCCTCCTGGGAGCCCCGGATCTCGACCAGTTCCGTGTTTTTCATGATCTCGATGTCGTCGTTCTCGACTTGCTCCCGGACGCGGTCGATCCAGTAGTCCTCCGCGCGAAAGCCCTCGCGGCGGTGGACCAGATAGACCGTGTCCGCGAACTTCGTCAGGAAGGTGGCCTCCTCCATCGCGGCGTCGCCGCCGCCGACGACGAGCATGTCCTCGCCGCGGAAGAAGGCGCCGTCGCAGGTCGCACACGTCGAGAGCCCGTAGCCCATGAGTTCGTCCTCGCCGGGGATGCCCAGCGTGCGTGCGCTCGCGCCGGAGGCGGCGATGATCGCGTCGGCGGTGTAGACGTCGCCGTTCGTCAGTTCCACGCGGAAGGGCCGATCGCTCGCGTCGACGGAGTCGACGACGCCGTTTCGCGTTTCGGCGCCGAACTGGCGGGCCTGTTCCTTCATATTGTTCACCAGTTCCGTCCCGTCGATCCCGTCGGGGAAGCCCGGATAGTTCGCGACGTCGGTCGTCAAAGTGAGCTGGCCGCCGGGCTCGTCGCCCTCGATGACCAGCGGCTCGTTGTTCGAGCGCGCGGCGTAGATCGCCGCGGTGAGCCCCGCGATGCCGGTGCCCGCGATGATGAGCCGTCGGTGCTCGACGACCTCGTCGGTGCCGCCGTCGGTCACGAGACCGAGTTTCTCGTCGAGGGCACCGGTCTCGTTCAGCGCGCTCGTCTCGTCCCAGCCGCCGATCAGTTCGTCGTCGATGAACACTTCGGGGGCCGTCCGTCGGCCCTCGGCGCGTTCGACCATCTCCTCGAACAGGGCGTCGTCGCCCGTCACGTTGTACGTCTCGTACTCGACTCCCTTCTCGTCGAAAAGGGCTTTCGCCTTCTCGCAATACGGACAGGCCTCCTTGGTGTAAATCTCTACCCGGGGCTGCTCGCTCATGTGAAACCTATTGGTGGAGGCGTCCTAAACGCCTTGCGTTCGCTGCAACCGGTGTGTATACCCCTCTCAGTCCCAGAGACGGCCCGCTCTAGTACGGACGGTCACTCCAGCGCTCCCAACGTGTTTACGGCTTCCACTCGCAATCCTCCGAGTATGACCGCAGATCTCGCGGAGAAGACGGATCGATACGAAGGGCTACTGGCGGAGGCACTCGAAGCGGCGACGACGGCTCCGCCGGCGGACACGCCCATGGCCGACGCCGCCGAC
Coding sequences within it:
- a CDS encoding Na+/H+ antiporter NhaC family protein, which translates into the protein MSDFGALSLLPPLLAIGLAIVTRKAVLSLFLGIWSGAILYAAGPDPLGDPIGWLDGVVSDGFGIFTTFDWIVAGIIADDGFYAQILVFTLLLGAGVSMIWNLGGSYAVRDWALQRLHTQRSTTFVAWLLGLAMFFDDYANTAIVGSSIKDVSDEMHVSREKLSYIVDSTAAPVATLVISSWIAFQLTEIRDAYDELGLAEHPDAIEVFIESIPYNMYAILAIVMVLIIVLTGRDYGEMLTAEHRSWSTGKVTRDDAQPMQDVQSDLGEPHAENPRLASFFTPVVVLLIVTLGTALWTGLPADPLSVFLEAPGETLYNAVINANYASALVYGSFAMVASGFVLGKVYGVMDAGESTDATIDGFGLMLTAVSILVLAWGIGTAVGALETGVYVANAIGETLPPSLLPVVVLGTAAFIAFSTGTAWGTMGILTPIAIPVAWSMTGDHTMIAAVVGMIFSGSIFGDHSSPISDTTVLSATFTGADLVDHVRTQLPYAITVGLVSALLITVWGITRVTPFVLLPIGVLLLVVLVYGLSEFDARRKGVDPVAANGTPVGGDRVGPTAEGGPTTDGGAGTGDEAAE
- a CDS encoding VOC family protein; the encoded protein is MDGIVDHTMIRVSDLEESLEWYRTHLDYEEKDRHEGEDFTLVYLGPENMHDDGAMLELTHNHGTDDVEIGDAWGHIAVRVPEGELEDYYDQLMDEGVEDYRDPDSCGGHYAFVTDPDGHEIEIVQRNPDQGALWSIDHAMIRVEDADDALGFWTRKFEYDEVGRWEADSFANYFVEPRDAADEAMAVELTYNYDGRSYTQGDGWGHLCVRVDDLHDDWETLQTREADDYRDPADCDDLYAFTRDQDGHEIELLERDPTADSLFPF
- a CDS encoding DUF2092 domain-containing protein, which translates into the protein MQTLRSTVATLAVVTVLLTAGCLGPLGLDDTESADEPASDELSADELLERSQSAHTELDSVQATMTMEMDTETMNQTVTYDLWLGPDESIRMEFVKGDGAATQPTVMVVNGSTTWIYDEGQNRAMKMDLGLDPEEMAAMAENLSGSVDDMDAERVGTDTIAGRETTILDVSGDDSAPFAPENMTLWIDEETYYPLKQVVTMSEPAETSMTMTMESFEPDASVSSDLFSFEPPADAEVVDFGEGSMTTHENVSAADAAAPFDVPKPSVPEGYAFQSATTMEGLNGVTASLQYAAEGEDRLTVSVAESPTGAASGVGGESITIGDVEATLTSTEVMNISSTSIRWTSDGLTYSVSGTADEETLRSVAESIVE
- a CDS encoding FAD-dependent oxidoreductase, whose translation is MSEQPRVEIYTKEACPYCEKAKALFDEKGVEYETYNVTGDDALFEEMVERAEGRRTAPEVFIDDELIGGWDETSALNETGALDEKLGLVTDGGTDEVVEHRRLIIAGTGIAGLTAAIYAARSNNEPLVIEGDEPGGQLTLTTDVANYPGFPDGIDGTELVNNMKEQARQFGAETRNGVVDSVDASDRPFRVELTNGDVYTADAIIAASGASARTLGIPGEDELMGYGLSTCATCDGAFFRGEDMLVVGGGDAAMEEATFLTKFADTVYLVHRREGFRAEDYWIDRVREQVENDDIEIMKNTELVEIRGSQEDGVDHVTLVEHPEGHPTDKLEDPATEEFDFDVGAVFFAIGHTPNTDYLEGTGVETDDEGYLKTAGGEGGGQTETAVPGIFGAGDVVDYHYQQAVTAAGMGSKAAIDADEYLEELDREAASEVEAAAADD